The Ischnura elegans chromosome 1, ioIscEleg1.1, whole genome shotgun sequence genome contains a region encoding:
- the LOC124172250 gene encoding MAP kinase-interacting serine/threonine-protein kinase 1-like isoform X2, which translates to MMIPEEGGAKTSGGSRNESDALVPKTMITVTATVTLDAALPTGGSTDDVTVTNGSAVGETAGKAGSNQSAAEVAEEENGGLGALTVADRKEEARRKRRKKKRTMSSMMPTTFQEMYRLTGETLGEGAYASVQTCVNNWTDMEFAVKIIEKIPGHSRARVFKEVETFHHCQGHPNIINLLEFFEDDDCFYLVFEKVNGGQLLGRIQEQLHFTEREAKQIVRDLASALNFLHKKGIAHRDLKPENILCVYPDKLSPVKICDFDLGSGIKFNSNLTSPLTTPQLLTPVGSAEFMAPEVVDAFVGGDATTYDKRCDLWSLGVITYILLCGYPPFYGNCGADCGWERGENCQYCQELLFSSIQEGRYEFPDREWRYISEEAKSLIRQLLAKDAMMRPSAESILSHPWLADDHGAVTSPPIPTPVSSQTLPTPQIMRRNNSSKELSAFAESAMAVNRVVLQHFSMNMDLRHLNEGTSDDRDGSLGSPLFDDQPTPPFGLSPPSESALVQRRLSRAARSLRVETVASPSG; encoded by the exons ATGATGATTCCAGAAGAGGGCGGCGCTAAGACTAGCGGAGGCAGCCGCAACGAGAGTGATGCTCTGGTGCCGAAGACAATGATAACAGTCACGGCCACTGTGACGCTGGACGCGGCGTTGCCCACCGGAGGGTCGACCGATGATGTGACGGTCACCAACGGGTCAGCGGTGGGGGAGACGGCTGGCAAGGCGGGGTCCAACCAGAGCGCAGCCGAGGTGGCTGAGGAAGAGAATGGTGGCCTCGGGGCGCTCACGGTTGCGGACCGCAAGGAGGAGGCGCGGAGGAAGAGGCGTAAGAAGAAGCGCACCATGTCCAGCATGATGCCCACCACCTTCCAAGAAATGTACCGCTTGACCGGAGAAACGTTGGGCGAGGGCGCATACGCTTCTGTCCAGACCTGTGTCAACAACTGGACCGATATGGAGTTTGCTGTGAAG ATCATCGAGAAGATTCCAGGACATAGTAGAGCGAGAGTATTCAAGGAAGTGGAGACATTTCATCACTGCCAAGGTCATCCAAACATAATTAATCTTCTGGAATTCTTCGAGGATGATGATTGTTTCTACCTTGTTTTTGAGAAAGTGAATGGTGGTCAACTGCTGGGACGTATCCAAGAGCAGCTTCACTTCACTGAAAGGGAGGCAAAGCAGATAGTGAGGGATCTAGCCAGTGCTCTAAATTTCCTTCACAAGAAAG GTATTGCTCACAGGGACCTTAAACCAGAAAACATCTTGTGTGTTTACCCTGATAAACTAAGTCCAGTGAAGATATGTGACTTTGATTTGGGATCTGGGATCAAATTCAATTCTAACTTAACGTCACCACTCACCACGCCACAACTGCTAACACCT GTGGGCAGTGCAGAATTCATGGCTCCAGAAGTTGTTGATGCATTTGTGGGAGGGGATGCGACAACGTATGACAAACGGTGTGATCTCTGGTCCCTTGGAGTCATAACTTacattcttctctgtggatatCCACCCTTTTATGGAAACTGTGGTGCTGATTGTGGTtgggaaagaggagaaaattGTCAGTATTGCCAG GAGCTCCTGTTCTCTAGTATTCAAGAAGGGCGTTATGAATTCCCCGATCGGGAATGGAGGTATATATCTGAAGAGGCAAAGTCATTGATCAGGCAACTTCTGGCTAAGGATGCCATGATGAGACCATCTGCGGAATCAATCTTATCTCATCCCTGGTTGGCAGATGATCATGGAGCTGTAACTTCACCACCCATTCCAACTCCTGTGTCATCGCAGACGCTTCCTACACCTCAAATAATGAGGAG GAATAACAGTTCCAAAGAGCTGTCTGCCTTTGCAGAGAGTGCAATGGCTGTGAACCGGGTTGTGTTGCAGCATTTCAGTATGAATATGGATCTCAGGCACCTCAATGAAGGTACTTCTGATGACAGAGATGGATCCCTGGGTTCTCCACTCTTTGATGACCAACCAACTCCTCCATTTGGGCTATCACCGCCTTCCGAATCTGCTTTGGTTCAGCGGCGCCTTTCAAGAGCTGCGCGGAGTCTTCGTGTGGAGACTGTCGCCTCCCCAAGTGGCTGA
- the LOC124172250 gene encoding MAP kinase-interacting serine/threonine-protein kinase 1-like isoform X1, with protein sequence MVEKLLEDVDEGQEALCEVLGMMIPEEGGAKTSGGSRNESDALVPKTMITVTATVTLDAALPTGGSTDDVTVTNGSAVGETAGKAGSNQSAAEVAEEENGGLGALTVADRKEEARRKRRKKKRTMSSMMPTTFQEMYRLTGETLGEGAYASVQTCVNNWTDMEFAVKIIEKIPGHSRARVFKEVETFHHCQGHPNIINLLEFFEDDDCFYLVFEKVNGGQLLGRIQEQLHFTEREAKQIVRDLASALNFLHKKGIAHRDLKPENILCVYPDKLSPVKICDFDLGSGIKFNSNLTSPLTTPQLLTPVGSAEFMAPEVVDAFVGGDATTYDKRCDLWSLGVITYILLCGYPPFYGNCGADCGWERGENCQYCQELLFSSIQEGRYEFPDREWRYISEEAKSLIRQLLAKDAMMRPSAESILSHPWLADDHGAVTSPPIPTPVSSQTLPTPQIMRRNNSSKELSAFAESAMAVNRVVLQHFSMNMDLRHLNEGTSDDRDGSLGSPLFDDQPTPPFGLSPPSESALVQRRLSRAARSLRVETVASPSG encoded by the exons ATGGTTGAGAAGTTGTTGGAAGACGTCGACGAAGGGCAAGAAGCCTTGT GCGAGGTTTTGGGAATGATGATTCCAGAAGAGGGCGGCGCTAAGACTAGCGGAGGCAGCCGCAACGAGAGTGATGCTCTGGTGCCGAAGACAATGATAACAGTCACGGCCACTGTGACGCTGGACGCGGCGTTGCCCACCGGAGGGTCGACCGATGATGTGACGGTCACCAACGGGTCAGCGGTGGGGGAGACGGCTGGCAAGGCGGGGTCCAACCAGAGCGCAGCCGAGGTGGCTGAGGAAGAGAATGGTGGCCTCGGGGCGCTCACGGTTGCGGACCGCAAGGAGGAGGCGCGGAGGAAGAGGCGTAAGAAGAAGCGCACCATGTCCAGCATGATGCCCACCACCTTCCAAGAAATGTACCGCTTGACCGGAGAAACGTTGGGCGAGGGCGCATACGCTTCTGTCCAGACCTGTGTCAACAACTGGACCGATATGGAGTTTGCTGTGAAG ATCATCGAGAAGATTCCAGGACATAGTAGAGCGAGAGTATTCAAGGAAGTGGAGACATTTCATCACTGCCAAGGTCATCCAAACATAATTAATCTTCTGGAATTCTTCGAGGATGATGATTGTTTCTACCTTGTTTTTGAGAAAGTGAATGGTGGTCAACTGCTGGGACGTATCCAAGAGCAGCTTCACTTCACTGAAAGGGAGGCAAAGCAGATAGTGAGGGATCTAGCCAGTGCTCTAAATTTCCTTCACAAGAAAG GTATTGCTCACAGGGACCTTAAACCAGAAAACATCTTGTGTGTTTACCCTGATAAACTAAGTCCAGTGAAGATATGTGACTTTGATTTGGGATCTGGGATCAAATTCAATTCTAACTTAACGTCACCACTCACCACGCCACAACTGCTAACACCT GTGGGCAGTGCAGAATTCATGGCTCCAGAAGTTGTTGATGCATTTGTGGGAGGGGATGCGACAACGTATGACAAACGGTGTGATCTCTGGTCCCTTGGAGTCATAACTTacattcttctctgtggatatCCACCCTTTTATGGAAACTGTGGTGCTGATTGTGGTtgggaaagaggagaaaattGTCAGTATTGCCAG GAGCTCCTGTTCTCTAGTATTCAAGAAGGGCGTTATGAATTCCCCGATCGGGAATGGAGGTATATATCTGAAGAGGCAAAGTCATTGATCAGGCAACTTCTGGCTAAGGATGCCATGATGAGACCATCTGCGGAATCAATCTTATCTCATCCCTGGTTGGCAGATGATCATGGAGCTGTAACTTCACCACCCATTCCAACTCCTGTGTCATCGCAGACGCTTCCTACACCTCAAATAATGAGGAG GAATAACAGTTCCAAAGAGCTGTCTGCCTTTGCAGAGAGTGCAATGGCTGTGAACCGGGTTGTGTTGCAGCATTTCAGTATGAATATGGATCTCAGGCACCTCAATGAAGGTACTTCTGATGACAGAGATGGATCCCTGGGTTCTCCACTCTTTGATGACCAACCAACTCCTCCATTTGGGCTATCACCGCCTTCCGAATCTGCTTTGGTTCAGCGGCGCCTTTCAAGAGCTGCGCGGAGTCTTCGTGTGGAGACTGTCGCCTCCCCAAGTGGCTGA